CCCTCTGTGTCGTAGACGCCAGTGTAGACCACACACTGGGGGTCTCTAGACTGTTGCTCCAAGGGGAATTTGACTCCACCTACACTCATGGTGCTGACGACCAGGACAGGGTCACAACAGTTAGGGAGAGATCATCAATCAATAACGTTTATTTTATAATGCCCTTTTTTTACATCAACAGTTGTCACAAAAGTGCTTTAACaggaaacccaacctaaaaccacaaacagtaagcaatgcagatgtagaagcacagcaAATCTCCCTGTAGGAGGAAGAAACCTCTAAatgaaccaggctctgaggggttgaaaggaaccaggctctgaggggttgaaaggaaccaggctctgaggggttgaaaggaaccaggctctgaggggttgaaaggaaccaggctctgaggggttgaaaggaaccaggctcagccagtcctcttctggctgtaccgagTAGAGATTTAAGGGTACATGTGTGGCCAAATGCAGACCAGATCGTTTTCAACACATTCAAACGTTTATAGATGGCCAGCAAGATCAGCTAATAACCATGATgggtgatgactgtttaactggGGGAAAGGGTTGGTGGTGGATTGGTGACACTGGGCCTGTGGTTGTTTTGACATTGCAGCTGACAGGAAAGACAACTGCAGAATGACTGATCTACAAAATCGGGGTGAAATATAGATCATCAGTGTAATTTATCATTCCATCCATGATAATTCATTCTTAATAACAAAAGACTGAAACACAAACTCAGCTCGCCATATTTGAGAGCATGTTTGGCCTACTGCAGGAAATGCTGAAGGACTAATCCGGAGTGGATTTGACACAATCTGGCTGCGCCTTCTGTCTCCCTGCACCCTCCGGACTCTAGCCAATGTCACTGTCGTCACTATCTGGCCAAATTGGAAGCACGGTCTAGTTATACAATTTATATTCTTAAAGCCTATTTTGACTTTGCAGTTTGGCAATCTAGTGGGAACTCGAGTGAACCGCATGCGCTCTGACGTGTCGCCTTCAACCTCGTACGGCTTGTGTTTTTATCAACGTTCTTAATTAGTTACCAATTTAATAATATTAGTAAATTAGATTAAAGCAGGGAAAtaatatgataataataataatatatgcacCGATTCTATTTCACATTATGAAACACTGATATAATGTAGATTTTGGATAATAAAATGTAGTCAAAACATTAACAGGCGGTGTCAAAATATAGCCTATTGAAGTGTATAGACACTATATAGGTTATCAGAAGAATATTGCCTGATTATCTGTAATACGTTTCACCCTACCATACTTACGTTGCCTCCACATCCCCAGGTTTGACAACCACTTCAGTCTTGTACTTTGACCCCGTTAGCAATTTAATCGTCCTGGTTTGGCCAAATCTCGCCCCGTCCGATTTGAAGTACACAGCACTGTTATTAGGTAGCATTTTCAATGATATACCGATTTTGACGAGTTCGAGAGCCATTCTTCTTGAAGTTGAGGGATGAGGTTGTGCTCAAATCCAATCCTACCTGAGTGGACAAGAGAAGGGGCGCAGGTGTGAAACGGTGGCCACTCCGGATTTCCAACAGAACTATCGATGTAGAATATTGTTGTGTCGTGAAAGCACAGGTTTAAAATGTAAAAACTCATCGCTGGAGGCAGAGCCTAAAGTAATTTCCACTGTCCTCGTGAAtaatcccatacacacacacataatcctcCTATACACGTAATCTAAGGAGATCAAGACTAAAACTATTTGGCCCGGTAAACAACTTGGCCCGGTAGAGAAATAATAAACCTGCATTTTGTAATTTGATAAATAAATGATTCAAATAGgcctatttatttttaaaaacagtTGAAATTTGCACGCCGTGTACGCAGAGAGCGGGAGATTAAAGAGGGAAACAAAGCAGTCAGTCCGTCTCAAATGGTCAAATCATAGGTGGGTTCGCTGACAACATCACGAAAACGATGCGGACGCTTCAGTGGGGCAGAAATCGTGAGTTGTGATTATGGAtggcagatagatagatagatagatagatagatagatgatagatagatagatagatagatagatagatagattagatagctagatagataatagatagatagatagataagatagatagatgattagatagatagatagatagatgatagaatagatagatagatagatagatagataataatagatagatagatagatagatagatagatagatagatagatagtagaatagatagatagatagatagatagatagatatagatcgatagatagatagatagatagatagattagatagatagatagtagatagatagatagatagtatatatagatagatatagatagatagatagatagatagatatagatagatagatagatagatagatagatagatagatagatagatagatagatagatagatagatagatgatagatagatagatagatattagatagatagatagatagatagatagatagatagatgatagatagatagatagataatagatgatagatagatagatagatatagatagatagatagatagactagatagatagtagatagtagatagatagatgaggatagagatagatagatagatagatagatagatagatagatagatagatagatagatagatagatagatagatagatagatagatagatagaagatagaTAGCTAGATGATAGATAGATgatcagatagatagatagatagatagatagatagatagatagatagatagatagatagatagatagatagatagatagatgatagatagatagatagatagatagatagatagaagatagaagatagatagatagatagatagatagatagatgatagatagataggatagatagatagatagatagatagatagatagatagatagatagatagatagatagatagatagatagatagatagatagatagatagatagatagatagatagatagatagatagatagatagatagatagatagatagatagatagatagatagatagatagatagatagatagatagatagatagatagatagatagatagatagatagatagatagatagatagatagatagatagatagatagatagatagatagatagatagatagatagatagatagatagatagatagatagatagatagatagatagatagatagatagatagatagatagatagatagatagatagatagatagatagatagatagatagatagatagatagatagatagatagatagatagatagatagatagatagatagatagatagatagatagatagatagatagatagatagatagatagatagatagatagatagatagatagatagatagatagatagatagatagatagatagatagatagatagatagatagatagatagatagatagatagatagatagatagatagatagatagatagatagatagatagatagatagatagatagatagatagatagatagatagatagatagatagatagatagatagatagatagatagatagatagatagatagatagatagatagatagatagatagatagatagatagatagatagatagatagatagatagatagatagatagatagatagatagatagatagatagatagatagatagatagatagatagatagatagatagatagatagatagatagatagatagatagatagatagatagatagatagatagatagatagatagatagatagatagatagatagatagatagatagatagatagatagatagatagatagatagatagatagatagatagatagatagatagatagatagatagatagatagatagatagatagatagatagatagatagatagatagatagatagatagatagatagatagatagatagatagatagatagatagatagatagatagatagatagatagatagatagatagatagatagatagatagatagatagatagatagatagatagatagatagatagatagatagatagatagatagatagatagatagatagatagatagatagatagatagatagatagatagatagatagatagatagatagatagatagatagatagatagatagatagatagatagatagatagatagatagatagatagatagatagatagatagatagatagatagatagatagatagatagatagatagatagatagatagatagatagatagatagatagatagatagatagatagatagatagatagatagatagatagatagatagatagatagatagatagatagatagatagatagatagatagatagatagatagatagatagatagatagatagatagatagatagatagatagatagatagatagatagatagatagatagatagatagatagatagatagatagatagatagatagatagatagatagatagatagatagatagatagatagatagatagatagatagatagatagatagatagatagatagatagatagatagatagatagatagatagatagatagatagatagatagatagatagatagatagatagatagatagatagatagatagatagatagatagatagatagatagatagatagatagatagatagatagatagatagatagatagatagatagatagatagatagatagatagatagatagatagatagatagatagatagatagatagatagatagatagatagatagatagatagatagatagatagatagatagatagatagatagatagatagatagatagatagatagatagatagatagatagatagatagatagatagatagatagatagatagataga
The sequence above is a segment of the Oncorhynchus kisutch isolate 150728-3 linkage group LG25, Okis_V2, whole genome shotgun sequence genome. Coding sequences within it:
- the LOC109879789 gene encoding CB1 cannabinoid receptor-interacting protein 1-like — its product is MALELVKIGISLKMLPNNSAVYFKSDGARFGQTRTIKLLTGSKYKTEVVVKPGDVEATTMSVGGVKFPLEQQSRDPQCVVYTGVYDTEGVTHTKSGDRQAVQISIQFPEVGSFEVVWQVKYYNYNKRDHCQGGNSFNSIEYECKPNDTRSLMWVNKELFI